The genome window CCGCGGACTTTTCCTTTTTGCGGTGATTTACACAGTATGAGGCAAAACTTTCGGAGCCCAAGACGGAGGGAACGATGACAGACAGAGTCCATTACCTGGATGGAGAAAGGCGGCCGCCCTTCTCTAGCCGGTAACGTGCCGGCCCCAGCTTGTTCACGCGGCTATAACCGTTAACTTTTATTTGAGATTTGAGAATCAATCATATGGCAAAAATAGCAGGAATATTGATCCGGGCTGTATTGGCGATCTCCCGTATTCGCGACGCGGTGTTTGTGGTGCGTCTGTACAAAGTGTATGAGGGGTTACTGAACAATCCGGCGTTTACTACCCCACTGGTCGATCTGGCGGCATTCAAAGCCCAAATCGACTCCTACTCCGCTTCGGTAACCGGAGCGCTCGACGGGGGCAAAGCCGCCATCGCCGAGCGGGATAAGCAACGCGCAGACGTGGCAGTCATGTATGACCAGCTCGGACATTACGTCGAGGCGGCCTGCAAGAACGACATGAGCGCGTTTGTATCGAGCGGTTTCGTCCCGGCGGCGCCGAAGCAACGGTCGGCGCCGCAGCCGACGGAGGTGCCCTCGATCAATGTCAAGCTGGGCGTCTCCCGCCAGTTGCTGGCACAGATCAAGTCGGTCGCTAAGGCGCGTAACTACAAACTCCGTTTCACCGCGATGCCGCCGGACGGAACGGTGCCTGGTCCGACGGCGGCCTGGACCGAAGTCATGGTTCCGACGACCCGTCCGGCTACGCCCTTCAACGATCTGACGCCCGGAACGATCTACGTGTTCCAGGTGCAGGCATACGGAAACCTGGGTTACTCCGCCTGGAGCGATCCGGTAAGCCGGATGTGCAACTAGACCGCTGAGCGCACGGGGCGGAGGCGCGGGTTTGTGCTGCGCTTTCGCCCCGTGCCGCCTGGCCAACAGTGGTCGTTCCGGCGCCGGTGGTCGCTGAGGTAATCGTCTCACGATATCACCATTCCTGCAGCAGAAGTGGCACGCGATCTGCACCCTCAAACAATGAGTAACTTTTGGGAGGAGAAGCATGCAAGTTTGGCAAATCGGTGTACTTGCCGTGGTTATCGTCCTTCTCGTTCTGGCAATCGCATGGGCCGTCCGCAACAGGCAGCGCAGTCAACATCTGCGCACCCGCTTCGGTTCCGAATATGACCGTACGGTTGTCGAATTGGGCGACAGACGGAGGGCTGAATCTGAACTGATGCGCCGCGAGGAGCGCGTGCAACACATGAATATTCACCCGTTGAATATCGTGGAGCGCCAAAAATTCCTCGACCAGTGGATAACGTGCCAATCGCTGTTCGTCGATGATCCCGGGCGCGCCGTCGAAGAGGCAGATCGGCTTTTGACCGATGTCATGCGGGTTCGGGGATATTCCATTGACAACTCTCATGACCGGATTCGGGATGTTTGCCTTACCTATCCTCGTCATGCCGAGAACTATCGCCGCGCCGACGAAGTTATTGCCAGGCACCGCCGTGGTCAGGCTAGTACCGAGGAACTAAGGAGCGTTTTCATTCATTACAGAGCCTTATTTGACGAAATCTTGGGAGGACGAGATGAGGAACTTAAACGAGCCTCGTAGAGACGATCTGGTCGAAAGTCAGCCCGAAGGGCGGGTTATTTCGATGGAGAACCGGCGCGCCGCAAGGTCGACGGAGCAAACCCCGCTCATATCATCGCCTCAGATGGAGGATCTGCGATCCCGCTGGACCGCAATTCAGGCGGGCTTCGTCGACGAACCCAGCAAAGCCGTACAGGAAGCGGATGCACTGGTCTCTGCAGCAATCAAACAGATCGAAGAGTCGTTTCGCGGCCAGCGATCGCAGATCGAGAAAGTCGTCGGGCAAGGCTCCGAAACATCAACTGAGGATCTTCGGATGATGCTGCAGCGGTACCGGGCATTGTTCGACCGGTTGTTGTCGATATGAAAAAAGAAAAAGTCGATCCGAAGCATCCGCCGCTGAAGGACCTGCAAGGGCATACATATCAGCACGAACTCGGCGATCCGGACGCAGCTGAGAAGATAAATCGGATTATCGGCAGCAAAGGGAAGGCAAAAGGTACGCGGCCGGGGAGGCCGCGTACCGGCAAAGGATATAAATCCGCAGCATAATACGGAGGCTGGCTCACGCCTGACAAATATAGCCGCAGACGGCATACGTTTGTAACATTGGTAGTGGGTCAGTCTGCCCACGGTTACGAATGTAAACAATCAGAGATAAAGCTTCGCTCCGCACAAGCGAGCCGCGGAAACCAGCGGCTTATCGAGAGTCCAGAATTTTGCGTCATTGAGAATGCAAGACAGCAGGATATGGGCATCAACCCAACCAATCGCTTTGCCGAACATTCGCCGTCTTTCAATCCATTCCAGGATTTCGTGGTCGGTTGCCGAAGAGATCTGTGGAAGTCGTTGGAGGTCGTGAAGTGCTTGACTCGACCTTTGTGTTTTTTGTGCTTCTGCGGCTAATTTTCTTCAGTTAAATCCGCGATGGCGGCTAGAATTTGCACGCATGTATCCGCGGCCGGTCCTAATCGTCGTGTTCGTCCTGATGTTTGCATTTGCCGCCGATGCGCATCCGGTTCCGTTCAGCTATCTCGATCTGCAATTGCACGATACTTCGATCGATCTGACCCTCACCGTTCACATTTACGATCTGGCGCATGATCTTCAGGTCAATCCAATGGAGCGGTTGCTCGACGCGGCCTTTCTCAAGGAGCGCGAATCTGCGATCCAGCAGATTTTAGGTCCCCGGCTGATGCTGGAAGCGGATGGGCAATTGATTTCGCCCATGTGGCAGGAGCCGGAAATCATCGCAGACCGGCAATCGGTGCGATTTCACCTCGCATATATGTTGAAGAAGCCGCCGGGTATGGTATCCGTTTCAACGGTGATGTTCCCATACGACGAAAACCACCAGACGTTCGTGAATGTATACGAGAACGACGGGTTGACATCGCAGCTGATTCTCGATCACAACCACAGCCGCACGGAATACTACGCGGGCTCCCGGCAGGGTGTTTGGGCGGTGATCCGAAAGTTTGTGCCGGCCGGAATCCATCACATTCTGATTGGCCCCGATCATCTTTTGTTTCTCGTGGGCCTGCTGCTGATGGGTGGCTCGGCCCGCCGGCTCGCCGCGGTCGTGACCTCTTTCACGATCGCGCACAGCGTGACGTTATCCCTGGCGGCATTGAATATCCTGACTCCACCGGCGCGTTTCATCGAGCCCGCGATTGCGTTGAGCATCGTATGCGTCGGCGCGGACAACCTGCTTGCCCAGGGAGGGCGTGATGTGCGCGCATGGATCGCCTTCGCTTTCGGATTCATTCACGGATTCGGCTTCGCGAATGTTCTTCGTGAAATGGAATTGCCCGCGCGCGCCCTCGGCTGGTCGCTGTTCTCGTTCAATTTCGGCGTCGAGATCGGCCAGTTGCTCGTCGTGATTACAGTGGCTTCACTGTTTGCAGCGCTCCGTTCCCGCAGTGAATGGGCCAGGCGTCAACTTGTCTACGCCGGATCGATCGTAGTAATAGTTGCCGGCGCATTCTGGTTCGTTCAACGAGTCTTCTTTCCAGGAGGAATCTCATGAACAAAAGGGGAAGGAACACAAAAAGCACACAATAGAACACAAGAAGCATAAGAAAATCGATCTCTCGAATCCATTTCTTGTGCCTTTTGTGTCCTTCTTGTGCTTCTTGTGTGACGTTCCCGTATTATTTTTTCGGAGCTTCCTTGTCGAGTTCAGCCCACATCATCGTGACGTTGGCCCTGGTACCCGGGTTGCGTCCGGATAAGCCGGCGAAGTAATCCTTCCATTTCGCTCCCATCATCATTGGAATATCCATGATCGCCTGATCGAGCGTCTTGCCGTCCTTTTTCGCCTGGCGGGTTGCATTGGCGTAGGCCTGCATATACTGGCCGTACTCGATGAACTGTGCCCAGTTATCGGTCTGGCTGGTGTGGCCTCGGGTGATGACGTCGACATTCTTGATTCCGGCAGCGGCCTTGGCGATCGTTTGTCCCCATAACAGACCGCTTCCACCATTATCCGGATCGATGATCGGCGTGCCCGTTGCCGGATCGACGTCGCCGGCGGCCATCACTTTCTGATTCCTGAAAACGATGAATGCGTCGCCACCGGTGTGCGCAGGCCCAAAAAAATACAAGTCGATGGCATCAGGTCCTTCGAAGAGCGTCATCTTATCCTTGAACGTTTTGCCTGGAAGACCATGACGGTTCTCCGGCTTGTCGTCCTTGTACTGAGCCAGCTTCTTCATATAGCCAAGCGTATTTTCCTGGGCGACGACTTCCACTTTGTCGTCGAAGGCAAGGTTTCCGCCGACATGATCGTTATGCGTGTGCGTGTTGATAATGGTCGTGATCGGCTTGTCGGTGACCTTCTTGATGATGTCGATGATCGCCTGCCCGGACCCCGGATTCTTTGTGTCGACGACCACTACGCCGTGGTTCTGGGTGACGAATACGGTCGTCGTGGCGCCCGGGGCGACGCTTTGATTGAAGATCGGAATCTGATAGATCCCGGGCCGAACCCGTTCGATTTGCAGTTGGATGGGCGCGGCACCACGTCCGGAACCACGGCCGCCGCCGCTGCCACGGCCACCGCCACCGCCACGACCAGGTTCCTGCTGCGCAGCAACCATTACCGCGGCTCCAATAACAATAATGCCAACGAGGACGAATACGCGTCTCATAAACCGACCCTCCTCTTAAACCGTCGAAGCCTATCCTAGTCTTTATAGCTGGTCAAGCATGCGGGCCGCCTCGTGATGGGTATTTTCATTATGAACCGTCAGTTCTCCGGCGGCTTTTGTGCGCTGTTACGCCGGCAGTTCGACAACGGCGGGTAAACCGCACTATTTTTGCCCATCACTCTGATCGCCTTCGAGCGTCGACTCAGCCGTGTCCTCGTCCAGATTGAGGAAGTGATCGATAGTATCTGCGATCTGCCACGCTGCAGGAAGAGACCGTGATGGATCGACGGCGACTTCGAATTTCTGAAGGTCCTGATTGAACGTAAGGAGGTACCCCTCCGTCTCATTGGTTGCTTCGTCAGTGGTCATCTGTCTGATAACAACGCTGACGCCTGTGAGTGGGTAGTCCCTCATCGATTTCTCGAGTTTTTCCGCGAAGTGTTGCCACTTCCGGTCCGTCAGCGCTTCGGCAAGTTCAACATTATTCAAAGAGCGACCAGTCATATCTTAACGGATTTAACGTTCAAACGTTGCGCGAGCCGGGCAAGTGTCGACTTGAGGCAGGTGCAACTGTCCAGATGTCATGGCCAACCGAATAACGGCGCGATGGGACGCGACAACACCATTCCCGACCAGATTGCCGGAATGAAGCAACTGGCGCAAAAGTAGCCGTGGATCGATCTCGATCGCGACGGCATTTGGGGACATTCCGGCGGAGGCTTCGCCACCTCATCAAGACGAACAAGGATTTCGATCTACTGATGATCCCGAACGCGAACCCCGGCTACGGCAACGCATCCAATTACATGATGCGCCGCCGCTGGGACTATTTCGTGAAGTGGCTGATTGGCGTCGAACCGCCAAAGGAATACCGAATAGGCAACTGATATATCGCGCCTGCGGCTCCGGATTATTACTTGGCCGCGATAGGTTTTGCTTGCATCATTCAAGTGGAGGCCTGATGTCAGATTCTATGAAAGGAGTCGCGAGGACAACCCTGTTGCTCGGCATAGTCCACCTCATATCGCTGTCGGCCATCGCACAAGCGCCGCCGGGCGGCGCACCGAATACGTCCACAAGGGCCGTCTTGACCGGCGTGGTGGTTCGCTCCGGGACGGGCGAACCGATTCCGCGCGCACAAGTGACCATCAGCAGAGTTGCCGCTCCGATTCCAGGCGCCCCCACTGGAAGAACCGCCGGCCAGCGCGGCGTTGCGGTACAGCCGCCACAGCAGGACGCGACTCAATTTCGACAATCGACGTCGCAGCCCGCCGGGATTCCGTCGGTCACGACGGACGATAACGGACGGTTTGGAATAAAGGACGTCGAGCCCGGATCCTATCGGATCTACGCCGCTCGAAATGGTTTCATGAAACAGGAATATGGGCAGCGATCGCCGAATCGTCCTGGTCTGGTGGTGACAGTTCAACCCGGCCAACAATTGCAGGACCTCACCTTTCGGCTCTCGCCAGCCTCCACCATCACCGGACGCGTAACCGACGCGCTTACCGGTGACCCGCTGCCTGGCATTACCGTTCAGGCGATGCGATCCACCTACGATGCAAGCGGAAAGCGAACCCTGCAGGCCGCCGCATCGGATCGAACCAACGATCTGGGCGAGTACCGGCTGTATTGGATAAATCCTGGACGATACTTCGTCACTGCCACCGCCGCCCGATCCGGTTTCGACGCTTTGCTTGCCGCCACGTCACAAGCGGCCTCTTTTGCGCCCGCGCCGAGCCCCGCGGAAGCGCAACAGCAGCAGCAAGCGGCCGCGCTCTTTGGCCCGCCTCGCAGCGCAAATGAAATCGTCGATTCGGGCTATCCGCTCGCGTACTATCCCGGCACGCCGGAGGTTTCTCGAGCTTCCACGATCGACTTGCAACCCGGTGCTGAGACGCACGCCGATTTCAATTTGTCCAAGGGTGAAAAGTATCGCATCCGCGGACGAGCGATCGACGCAACCACCGGCCGGCCGCCGCGAGACGCTTCGCTATCGGTCTCCCCGAGAAACGCAACTGGGGGAGCCCCGGTAGACGCATTGTTTGGTGCGATCAGCGGAATGATTCAGGGCAACACCAAATACAACTCAGACACTGGAGAGTTTGAAATGCGTGATGTCGCTCCGGGGTCCTACTGGCTGCAAGCAATGGTTGCGAACTTTACTCCGGGCGCCGCCGGCGCAACTGTGACGTTTCCCAACACGGATGCCAATCCGCTGGCCAATTTACCTTTTAACACAACTCAGATTGCCGTGGACGTGTTCGGTGGTGATGTCGAGGGCCTGACATTGGCTGTATCGCCTGGTGTATCGATTCCCGGGCGCATTCGCGTTGAGGGAGTGAGCAACGCAAATCAGAATCCCCTCGCACTGATCACGCTCTCGCTTCAACCGAGCTCGGGAGGCGGTTCTATCCTGTCGGCTCTCGCGGGAAACCTCAAGCCCGCAGCCGACGGGACATTCACGATTCAGCGAGTCACACCCGGCGACTACAAACTCCTGGTAAGCGGGCTAAGTCCAAACACCTACGTCAGAGAAGCTCGCCTCGAGCAAGCGGACGCGCTGGAAGGCGTCACTATCGGCACTAGAGTGGACGGCATATTGGAAATCGTGTTGAGCCAAAACCCCGGCCAACTGGACGGAACCGTCCTCGGCGCCGATCTCAAGCCCGTCAGCGGCGTTCAGGCGGTACTGGTCCCGGAACGGCTGCGAAACCGGTTGGACCTCTACAAAACAGCCATCACGAATCCGGATGGGCGATTCACCATCCGGGGCCTGCCCCCCGGGGACTACAGGGTCCTGGCATGGGAAGACATCGAACCATTCGCGTACTTCGATCCTGAGGTTTTGATGCAATACGACGGGCTCGGCAAAACGGTCCGCATCCAGGAGGGATCAAGTCAAACGGCTGAGGTCCGGATAATCCCGGCAGGTCAGTAAAGCAGTGGCGCTGTGAACGAGAATCAGCATTGGCGACATGGCTGCAAACTAAAGCCCCCCTTTTCCGAATAGAGGAAGCCGAACCTGCTAAGGCGCACTACGACGGGCTACGAGAAAAACGGCGGTCGAAACGACCCAGGAGGCGAAGGGAACTGCTAGAAACGCGAAGGCCGGCTGAGCCGGGCGCTTGAGCACGACGAATGCGTAGACAGCAACGGACGCCGCCGCAACTACGAGCGTCACCCCATAAAGAGCGGCCCGCAGCAATGCGGGCCACTGCCTCGACACAACGCAGGCCATGACAAGAGCAGCGAACGGCGCAAGATCCCACCCTGCAAAAAGAAACATCAGCAGGTTCATCCGATACCCTCCCACATGCAGCATCAGACCGAACGAGGCAATTGCAGCCACTGCAGCTAAGACAAGCGTCAGCTGACGCAAGGTATCGAGTCCTCGGGCCGGCATCATTTCCCTCCTCGTGTCACTCCCTCAATCAGTAAGTACTTTACATCACAAAGTCCACTCTGATAGTTTTTAATAATTATGAAAGTTATACGAGCTCAAGTGATGGGGATGTGTTTCGGAGTCAAAGACGCTCTTTCCACCGTTATGACGATGGAGCTTCCTGAAAAAGCCACAGTTTACGGCCAATTGGTTCACAACCCCGAAGTGCTGCGAAAACTCAAGCTGCGCGGTTTTTCAATGCTCGACGAGACGAACCGCACGACCGCCGTTTTGACACCCAACGTGGTGATCACCGCTCATGGAGTGAGCGGCAAAGAGCAGCGGAGTCTGGAAGCATCCGGCAAAACCTTAATCGACACCACCTGCCCGCTCGTGAGACGGGTTCATCAGACTGCCAGGAGCCTGGAGGGACAAGGCTATTTTGTGGTTGTAGTCGGCAGGAAAGATCACGTTGAAGTCAAAGGGATAGTCGGTGATCTGGAACGATTCGCGGTGGTCGAACGGCCGGAAGACGTGATGCGTTACCCTGCCGGCCGCATCGCCGTCCTTTGCCAGACTACGACTCCGCCCTCGTCCCTGGAGGCATGTTTCGAAGCGATTTCGCGAAAGAACGCAGGCAAAGAAATCTCCTTATTCGACACCATTTGCGGGCCGACGCGAGAAAGACAAAACGCAGTGCAGGACCTTTTGAACAAAGTCCAAGCGCTTGTAGTAGTGGGAGGCAGGAATTCGAACAACTCCAGGCAGCTACGAGCGTTGGGAGAAAAGGCCGGCCTTCCCTGCTTTCAAGTCGAAAGCGCCGCCGATCTTCGGGAGGAATGGTTCGACGGGTTGGATACGATTGGGCTGACTGCGGGGACCTCCACGTTGGATCAGACCATCGATGAAGTTTACAGCGCGCTCATGTCCGTTCAAGGGCCTCAACCGATGAATCACGTATAAAGCTTGCAGGCGGCTGCGTTACACTTTCCCTCAACATTACCGCTACCGCTGCCGTTTGCAATATTGGTCATCACAGCGATCCTTACCGCGATTCCGTCCTCGCCAAAGACGACAAACTCGTTTTCAAAGCTATCAAAATGACTTTGACGTCTTTAAAAACCACTTTCAGAGTTATCAAAGTCACTTTGACAGCTTTGAAATCGATTTCATAGTTATCCACGCGACTTTCTTGATTCTTCGCGGCGCGAAAAAGACCTGAGATTCATAGGGAAGCCGATGCCTTGTGATTTCCAGCGCAGCAGAAGCTAATATACGCGACCCGCAAATAATGCAACATGCGCTTAGAATCAGCTGTATGGAAGTATCCGTCAATCAAATCATCCAGGCACTGTGGATTGCGATGTTCGCGATATGGTTTTTCACAGGCTTCAGCGTGAAGCAGACCGCGCAATCCCGCTCCGAGGGAATGTCGCGCATCGCTGTATACATTGTATGGATCGGGTGGTGGCTGCTGTTTGCGCACGGCTTCGGGCGCGATCCGCTCGCGAGGAGGATGTATCCGCCTTCGATGTCGATCGGCTGTATCGGGCTTGCGATTACGGCGGCAGGCCTTGTATTCGCGGTTCTGGCGCGGCTTTATATCGGTAAGAACTGGAGTCCCTTGATTCATGTGAAAGAAGGCCACGAACTGATCCAGTCGGGGCCGTACGCTGTTGTAAGGCACCCGATCTATTCGGGCCGACCAGTTCGGAGCACAATACGAAAGCTATCGGACGCGGGTGAAAGGCCTGATCCCGTTCGTGTGGTGAGGCCGTTGACCGGCTGCACCTGTTCCCTCAGGTTCTTCGGTTTGTTCCAGAAAACGTTGGAAAACCCGTTATGCGTGACGCAATATCCGGGTACGAGACCTCACCTTCTGAAGAGCCCGTACCGCGTGAACCAGATCTGGTAAAGCTCGTCGAGCCACCGTCGTCCCCACACGTCCCGTGTGACATCTGAGTGACTGGTGCTGGCAAAGCCCGCGCCGGGGAACAATCCTATTGCCGGCTGTTCTTTTTCCGAGCGGCTTCATCCAGCCGTTGCTTGACTTTCGCCTCCTCGCCGATTTCCTGTGGCTGAAAGTATTTTCGGCCTTTCAGTGAATCCGGAAGGCAGTCCATGTCGGCGACTTTGTCCGCGAGATCATGGGCGTATTGATAGCCCTTGCCATAGCCGAGGCCTTTCATCAGACCGGTCGGGGCGTTGCGAATGTGCAGGGGGACGGGATCGTTGCGGGTGTTCTCGACGTCCTCGACAACGGCTCCATATGCGGCATAAACCGAATTGGATTTCGGCGCGGCCGCCAGATAGATCACGCATTGCGCCAGAGCCAGCTTGCCCTCGGGCAGTCCGATGAAATTGAAGGCTTCCTTGGCGTCCAGCGCGATCCGCAGGGCGCGCGGATCGGCAAGGCCGATGTCTTCAGAAGCAAATCGAACCAGCCTTCGCGCGACGTAGAGCGGGTCCTCCCCGGCTTCCAGCATGCGGGCGAGCCAATATAAAGCCGCGTCGGCATCGGAATTTCGCAGGGACTTATGGAGGGCGGAAATGATGTTGTAGTGCTCTTCACCGGTCTTGTCGTAGAGCAGCGTCTTCTGTGAAGCCTGTTCGATTGTTTCTTTCGTAATCTGCTGTCCGGCTGCGGTTCCCTGAACGGCGAGGTCGAGGATGTTCAGCGCCGTACGGGCGTCACCATTGGCGAGCGACGCGATCGCGCGAATGGACGCTTCATCAATGTTGAACTTCTCGCGTAAGACTGCCCGGCGCAG of Terriglobia bacterium contains these proteins:
- a CDS encoding HupE/UreJ family protein, whose protein sequence is MYPRPVLIVVFVLMFAFAADAHPVPFSYLDLQLHDTSIDLTLTVHIYDLAHDLQVNPMERLLDAAFLKERESAIQQILGPRLMLEADGQLISPMWQEPEIIADRQSVRFHLAYMLKKPPGMVSVSTVMFPYDENHQTFVNVYENDGLTSQLILDHNHSRTEYYAGSRQGVWAVIRKFVPAGIHHILIGPDHLLFLVGLLLMGGSARRLAAVVTSFTIAHSVTLSLAALNILTPPARFIEPAIALSIVCVGADNLLAQGGRDVRAWIAFAFGFIHGFGFANVLREMELPARALGWSLFSFNFGVEIGQLLVVITVASLFAALRSRSEWARRQLVYAGSIVVIVAGAFWFVQRVFFPGGIS
- a CDS encoding MBL fold metallo-hydrolase, with protein sequence MRRVFVLVGIIVIGAAVMVAAQQEPGRGGGGGRGSGGGRGSGRGAAPIQLQIERVRPGIYQIPIFNQSVAPGATTTVFVTQNHGVVVVDTKNPGSGQAIIDIIKKVTDKPITTIINTHTHNDHVGGNLAFDDKVEVVAQENTLGYMKKLAQYKDDKPENRHGLPGKTFKDKMTLFEGPDAIDLYFFGPAHTGGDAFIVFRNQKVMAAGDVDPATGTPIIDPDNGGSGLLWGQTIAKAAAGIKNVDVITRGHTSQTDNWAQFIEYGQYMQAYANATRQAKKDGKTLDQAIMDIPMMMGAKWKDYFAGLSGRNPGTRANVTMMWAELDKEAPKK
- a CDS encoding fibronectin type III domain-containing protein; the protein is MAKIAGILIRAVLAISRIRDAVFVVRLYKVYEGLLNNPAFTTPLVDLAAFKAQIDSYSASVTGALDGGKAAIAERDKQRADVAVMYDQLGHYVEAACKNDMSAFVSSGFVPAAPKQRSAPQPTEVPSINVKLGVSRQLLAQIKSVAKARNYKLRFTAMPPDGTVPGPTAAWTEVMVPTTRPATPFNDLTPGTIYVFQVQAYGNLGYSAWSDPVSRMCN
- the ispH gene encoding 4-hydroxy-3-methylbut-2-enyl diphosphate reductase, with product MKVIRAQVMGMCFGVKDALSTVMTMELPEKATVYGQLVHNPEVLRKLKLRGFSMLDETNRTTAVLTPNVVITAHGVSGKEQRSLEASGKTLIDTTCPLVRRVHQTARSLEGQGYFVVVVGRKDHVEVKGIVGDLERFAVVERPEDVMRYPAGRIAVLCQTTTPPSSLEACFEAISRKNAGKEISLFDTICGPTRERQNAVQDLLNKVQALVVVGGRNSNNSRQLRALGEKAGLPCFQVESAADLREEWFDGLDTIGLTAGTSTLDQTIDEVYSALMSVQGPQPMNHV
- a CDS encoding replication-associated recombination protein A; protein product: MSGSLFEENQPSGVPPDAPLADRLRPQTLDDVVGQGHLLDPGKPLRTAIDRDQVPSMILWGPPGVGKTTLARIIARMTKSTFVHFSAVLAGIKEIKEIMAAAERARRTGRRTIVFVDEIHRFNKAQQDAFLPHVEHGNITLIGATTENPSFEVISALLSRTRVFVLKALSDDDIILLLRRAVLREKFNIDEASIRAIASLANGDARTALNILDLAVQGTAAGQQITKETIEQASQKTLLYDKTGEEHYNIISALHKSLRNSDADAALYWLARMLEAGEDPLYVARRLVRFASEDIGLADPRALRIALDAKEAFNFIGLPEGKLALAQCVIYLAAAPKSNSVYAAYGAVVEDVENTRNDPVPLHIRNAPTGLMKGLGYGKGYQYAHDLADKVADMDCLPDSLKGRKYFQPQEIGEEAKVKQRLDEAARKKNSRQ
- a CDS encoding carboxypeptidase-like regulatory domain-containing protein, producing MSDSMKGVARTTLLLGIVHLISLSAIAQAPPGGAPNTSTRAVLTGVVVRSGTGEPIPRAQVTISRVAAPIPGAPTGRTAGQRGVAVQPPQQDATQFRQSTSQPAGIPSVTTDDNGRFGIKDVEPGSYRIYAARNGFMKQEYGQRSPNRPGLVVTVQPGQQLQDLTFRLSPASTITGRVTDALTGDPLPGITVQAMRSTYDASGKRTLQAAASDRTNDLGEYRLYWINPGRYFVTATAARSGFDALLAATSQAASFAPAPSPAEAQQQQQAAALFGPPRSANEIVDSGYPLAYYPGTPEVSRASTIDLQPGAETHADFNLSKGEKYRIRGRAIDATTGRPPRDASLSVSPRNATGGAPVDALFGAISGMIQGNTKYNSDTGEFEMRDVAPGSYWLQAMVANFTPGAAGATVTFPNTDANPLANLPFNTTQIAVDVFGGDVEGLTLAVSPGVSIPGRIRVEGVSNANQNPLALITLSLQPSSGGGSILSALAGNLKPAADGTFTIQRVTPGDYKLLVSGLSPNTYVREARLEQADALEGVTIGTRVDGILEIVLSQNPGQLDGTVLGADLKPVSGVQAVLVPERLRNRLDLYKTAITNPDGRFTIRGLPPGDYRVLAWEDIEPFAYFDPEVLMQYDGLGKTVRIQEGSSQTAEVRIIPAGQ
- a CDS encoding isoprenylcysteine carboxylmethyltransferase family protein gives rise to the protein MEVSVNQIIQALWIAMFAIWFFTGFSVKQTAQSRSEGMSRIAVYIVWIGWWLLFAHGFGRDPLARRMYPPSMSIGCIGLAITAAGLVFAVLARLYIGKNWSPLIHVKEGHELIQSGPYAVVRHPIYSGRPVRSTIRKLSDAGERPDPVRVVRPLTGCTCSLRFFGLFQKTLENPLCVTQYPGTRPHLLKSPYRVNQIW